The Terriglobales bacterium genome includes the window GCAGTTGAGGGACGGAATCGATTGACGACCATCGTGTTCACTTTGCTGCTGTGGGCGATTGCCGCGGTTGCAGGGTTTCTCGGATCATTAACTGGCCTGGGCGGCGGCGTGGTCCTGGTGCCGGTACTCACACTTTTATTCGGCGTTGACCTACGGTATGCGATTGGCGCGTCCCTCGTATCCGTGATCGCCACCTCTTCCGGCGCCGCTGCCGCGTACGTTCGCGAAGGCTATTCTAATATCCGCATCGGAATGCTCCTGGAGATTGCAACCACACTTGGTGCACTGGTGGGGGCGTACCTTGTCACTCGCATCAGCACGCACGCGATTGCAGTCATCTTTGGATTGGTGCTGATTCAGTCTGCTTACCATTCGTTGATGTCGAGAACCCACGGCGCCGATGTGCCCGCGCGTCACGATGCGCTCGCGACAAAGCTGAAGCTCAACGGCAGCTATCCCTCGCAGGGCGAAATGGTGAAGTACGAAGTACAGAGCGTTCCGGTGGGATTCGGACTGATGATGGGCGCCGGAGCACTTTCCGGATTGCTGGGCATCGGCTCGGGCGCAGTGAAAGTAATTGCGATGGACCGGGCGATGAGGATTCCGTTCAAGGTTTCCACCACCACCAGCAATTTCATGATCGGCGTAACAGCGGCCGCGAGCGCGGGCGTTTACCTTGGGCGAGGCTATATCGATCCGAGAATTGCGATGCCGGTGATGCTGGGAGTGCTGGGCGGAGCCTTCGTCGGAACCAAAGTGCTGGCGCGCGCAAAGGTTGGAACGTTGAGGCTGGTATTCGGCGCCGTGGTTCTGTTCCTGGCGATACAGATGATCTACAACGGATTGATGGGGAAGGTGTAACGTGCTGATGACCGACCAGAAACTCGAGACGTTCATCGGCAACCTGTTGCGGATCGGGGTGCTCTCGGCGGCAGCGGTGGTCGCCTTTGGCGCCGTCTTTTATCTCTTCAAGAACGCGATGACGCCAGTTGCGTTTCACGTTTTTGTCCCCAGTGGTGACCATCTTCGAACCGTGGGGGGCATTTTCCGTTCAGCATTTCACGGCGACAGCCAGGGCATCATGCAGTTGGGACTGCTGCTGCTGATTGCTACGCCGGTTGCGCGGGTGGTGCTGGCGGCGGTGGGCTTCTTCGTGGAACGCGATCGGCTTTATGTTGCCGTCAGCCTGATCGTGCTCGCGATCCTGATCTTCAGCATGGCGCACGCGACGTAAGCCAATCTGCGCATTACTCTTTCACTGAAATCTGAAGTGCCTTCATCTTGCGATAAAGGTGACTTCGTTCGAGCCCGAGGACTTCGGCGGTCCGGCTGATGTTGCCGTGGTTTTCGTCGAGCTTCTTCAGGATGTAATCGCGCTCATAAGCCTGACGCGCCTGTTGCAAGCTGCTGAAATCGGATCCGCTGCGGCGCGTTCCTTCGCGATAGACAAGCGGCGGCAGGTGCTTGCGCTCGAAGCGCGAGACCGTGGGATTCATGATGACGATGCGCTCGATGACGTTACGCAACTCGCGGACGTTGCCGGGCCAGGCGTAGCGGGTGAGTACGTCGAGTGCTTCGTCGTTCATCTGCTTCGTCTGCCGGCTGTACTGGGCGGAAAATTCCTTCAGGAAGTGCCGTGCGAGCAGGGGAATGTCTTCCTTGCGTTCGCGAAGCGGCGGAACGTAGAAGGGCACCACGTTGAGGCGGTAGAAGAGGTCTTCACGGAAGTTGCCGCGCGAGATTTCTTCTTCGAGATCGTGATTCGTGGCGGCGATCACGCGAGCGTCTACGGTGAGAGGTTCGTCGCCGCCGACGGGAGTGAAGCGCTGTTCATCGAGCGTACGCAATACTTTGGATTGCGTCTTCAGGCTCATGTCGCCGACTTCATCAAGGAAGAGAGTTCCGCCGTCGGCTTTCTGAAACTTGCCGGTTTTCTCGGCGGCGGCGCCGGCGAATGCGCCCTTGGTGTGACCGAAGAGTTCGCTTTCGATCAGGTCTTCAGGGATGGCGGCGCAGTTCAGTTCGACAAAGGTTTGGTCTTTGCGCAGGCTTTCCGCGTGAATGGCGCGGGCAGCCAGTTCCTTGCCGGTCCCGGACTCGCCGTAAATCAGGACGCGGCCATTGGTTGGCGCCATTAGTGCGATCTGTTGACGCAGGGCTTTCATGGGAACGCTGTCACCAACGATGACGGTCGGCGGAAGGTGATGCTTCAGGTCGCGGTTTTCGTTGCGGAGACGACGTCGCTCGATGGCGTTCTTAACGACGATCAGCGTCTTCTCAAGCGAGAGTGGTTTTTCGAGGAAGTCGAAGGCACCGAGCTTGGTCGCACGGACGGCAGTTTCAATCGTTCCGTGGCCGGAAATCATGACGACTTCGGGGCTGTCTTCGGATTCCTTGATCTTGCCGAGAGTGTCGAGGCCGTCGATGCCCGGAAGCCAGATGTCCAGCAGGACGACGTCGAACTGGCGCTTGCGAAGAGTTTCCAGGCACTCTTCGCCGCTCTGTGCCGTCGAAGGCTTATAGCCCTCGTCTTCAAGGATGCCCTTCAGAGATTCAAGAATGGCGACTTCGTCGTCAACGATCAGGATGTTATGCATGAGCCGCAGTTTCCACGGAAGACTCCGTTGCTACTGGTAACTCCACAATGAACTTAGTTCCCACCGGCCTATTCTCCTCGATTCGAATGGACCCATGATGATCTTCCACGATCCGGCTCACAATGGCGAGCCCCAGTCCGGTGCCTCGTCCCTTGGTTGAGAAGTAGGGAAGGAAGAGTTTCTCCTTCGCCTCGGCGGTAATGCCGTGACCACTATCGGCGATCACCACTTCCACCATATCGCGAGTGCTCAGAACGGAGGTCGTAATCTGGATTTCGCGGACCAGCGAATCACGCATGGCCTCGGCGGCGTTGTCCACCAGGTTGGCCAAGGCGCGCTTCATCGCTTCGGGATCGGCCATTACTTTTGGCAACTCAGGTGACAAGAACGTACGCACCGTGACGCCTTCCAGGCGTCCGTCGAACATGGAGAGCGCGGTGTGAACGATGTTGTTGATGTCAGACGGCCGTACCTGGGCAGCCGGGAAGCGAGCCATGGTGGAGAACTCGTCCACCAGTGTGCGCACGGTCTCAACGGCCCCGGCGATGGTTTCAGCGCAACCGTGAATGACCGCAAGAGAAGCGTCGTCGGGGGCACTGCCACGCTCAAGATGGCGCTTGATGCGCTGCGCAGAAAGTGCAATGGGCGTGAGCGGGTTCTTGATTTCGTGAGCGACGCGGCGTGCAACTTCGCGCCATGCAGCCTGCTTCTGCGCCTTCAGCAGGTCAGTGAGGTCTTCGAAAACGACGACATAGCCGAGTCGCTGTGCCTCATGCTTCAGGGAGGCAACGGTGACGGCCAGACTTAACGTTCGTCCGTTGATGACGGCTTCCAACTGGCTGGTGGCGGTGCTCATGCGGTCGGCCTTACGAAGCATGTGGGCGAGATCGTCGATGAGATCCTGCGGAAAGATGTCGCGAATATGAGAGCCGCGGAGGATGGCGGAACTGCTGCCGTTCGAATCGGGGCGGAACAAGCGAGTGAGCGCGGCGTTCGCGTGCGTCACGCGCATGATGGCGTCGAGCGAAAGCACGCCGGTGGGAATGTTCTCGAGAACGATCTCGATATGCCGGCGGCGCTGGTCAAGTTCCGTATTGGCTTCGGCGAGTTCCAGTCGCGAGGTTTCAAGGCGCAGACGATTGCTCTTCAACTCCTCCGCCATACGGTTGAAAGAGCCAACGAGTTCGCCGAGCTCATCGGTGGCAGGGACTTGCACGCGGTAGTCGAGATTGCCCTTCGACAACTCCTGAGTGCCAGTGGCTAGCGCGGCCACCGGTGTGGTGACGAACTTGGAGAGGAACACCGCCAACCATGTCGCTGCGAAAAGCACCACGGAGGTGATCAGCAGCAACAGCATCATGTAGGTAAGGCGAATGCGTTTTCGTTCGTTGGCGAGCGAAAGATAGCCCTGCTGGCTTTGCTCCATCTGCGCCACGGCCCTGGTGAAGTTCGGCGGCATGGACATGCCGACGATGATCATGCCGTTGCGACCAACCTCCTGCCATCCGATGAGGAACTGGCGGCGGTCAATCTGGATCGAAGTAGGCAGGCTCAGACTGCCAGATGAGATACGCAACTTCTGGGCGAGTTGGGGCCAGGTGGTCGGAATTTGGTAGCTGGCTTCAAGTTCCGAATCCAACAACGCCAACGCGAAGCCGCCCTGTAAAGGAGCGTCGCGGCGACGAAATTCATCGAGCAAAGGACCGAACTTGCCGGTCTGGAAAGCTTTCTCCGTTTCAGGAGCAACGGCGAGGGAGACGGCTTCCGCCCGCGCATTTTCAAGAGTGTATTCAGCCAGCGTGGTGGCGATGGTCGTGGTATCGCGCCGGACCTCTTCGATGGGACTGGAGAACCATTTGTCGATAGAGCGGTTCATCAATCCGTAGGCAAACAGAAACAGGAAGAGCACCGGTCCGAACGAAAGTGCCAGCGCGCCCGAAACGAGCTTGGTCCGGAACTTCGAACCCATCACCCCGCCGCGCCTTTCGGCGGCTAACTTCAGCAGGATGCGGGCGAGCATCAAGCAGAGGAGCAGGAACAGCAGGAAGACGAAGGCCGACAAGGCGGCGAAAACAAGGGCCTGGCTGCTGCTGTCCGGACGAAGGAAGGTCAGGTTAAACGCCTGTTGCGAGAACAGGAATGTCAGCAAGACGAACGCGGGCACCGCAAGCAAGATCGCGGCGGTCCTGCGGCGAATACGTCGCTGGTTATCTCGCATTGGCGATTCGGGAGACAAATCCGACTATCAATTATAGACAAGCGAACTCAGCGAAAGTTGCCGTTCTACTTTGACCTTTGCTTCATTTTGAGCCGAATTGGACTGTGGAGAAACCTGCCGAGGGGGCAATCTTCGCAACTTACCCGGCGGGACTGGCAGTAGTTCTTGCCCACTCCGACGATGAGTCCGTGAAATTCGTTGAAGATTTGTGCCCGAGGGGACCGCGGCGCTTCGCTCATGGCGGATGGCGGATGGTGAGCGCCGGGAGGTTTGTGATGATGCTCAAGAGCGGGTTCGTCAAAGCCTGTTCCGGGGGGGAACGCGGCTTCAAACGCAGCCCGGATATCTTCATACTTTGCGATTGCGGACAAGATGCCGTGGCGTTCGAGGATGCGCCGGGTGTAGGCGTCGACGACGAACACCTCGTGCTGCCCGGCATAAAGGAGAATGGAGTCTGCGGTTTCAGGACCGATGCCGTTCAGAGAAAGCAACTCGGCGCGGAGCTCGTTGGTCGGACGGGAGAACAGACGATCGACTGAGCCGGCGTAATGCTGGTCGAGATGATGGATGAAGGTCTTCAGCCTTGAGGCTTTCTGGCGAAAGTAGCCGGCAGGGCGAATCAGTTGTTCGAGAGAGGCCAGCGGAAGAGCCCTCATCGCCTCGATGCTCAGGGCATCCGCGGCACGAAGATTGTTGATGGCGCGCTCGACGTTCGTCCAGGCGGTGTTCTGGGTCAGAAACGAGCCAACGATCACTTCCCAGGCGGATTCGGCGGGCCACCAGTGCTGGCGTCCCCAGGTTTTGTAAAGGGCGGAATAGAATTCGCGGATACGGGATTGCGCTTCAGGCAGCCTTACGAGCACGGACGGCTTTGCGGTAGACCTTCTTGCTGGCTTTGATGAGCTTTTCGTTCTCGTCGCGGATGGGTTGTGCTTGCTCATCTCTTATACGGGCGACTTCACGGAGCAGAACGGATTTCTGTTGCTCGTTGCGAGCCTTGTCGGTGAGATTCCGAGTGCGTGTAGCGGCGCTGGAGCCGGGCTTTTTCGGGGGAACTGCGGCCATGGTTTGTCGAGTATAGTCCCAAATCCGCCCGCTGAAATCGCGCGTCCGGGGTATTTCTTGCCCTAGGCATCCGTGTTAACGGCTGGGCTTGCCGGGCTTCTTCGCCGGAGCCGTGGGCGTGCTGGAGCGCCTGGAGTTGAGTTCACCATTGATGGGTCCAAACATGATCAGGACGCCATCCAGATGATCGGTATCGCGGCTGAGGGGCGTGAAATGTAGATCGAATGACCCTTCGAAACTTGCCGTTTTGAACTTCTCGTTCTTCAGAACAGCTGGCTTCGCTTTGGCGGCTACGAAGCGACACCGGCGCAAAATAGATTTTCGCAGTTCGCTGTCCATGGGGAGTTGGTCCACGTTCACACCAACAACGGAGGTGGCGCCGACGCCGAACAATTTTTGAGCGGCGCTGTTCCAAAGTTGAATCTTCTCTTCACGATCGACCAGCAGGACGGGCCAGGGCATCAGACGAAGTGTTTCGGCGTAGCGTGAAGTCAGTTCGTTCAGTTCGCGGCTGCGACGCTCGAGTTCCTCGTTCATGTTCTCGAGCTCTTCGTTCAGTGACTGGAGTTCTTCGTTGGTCGTCTCCAATTCTTCATTAGTGGACTGGAGTTCCTCGTTGGTGGTTTCGAGTTCCTCGTTGGTGGACTGAAGTTCTTCGTTGGTGGTTTCGAGTTCTTCGTTGGCCGACTGAAGCTCTTCGCCGGTGGCTTCGAGCTGTTCGATGGTGGATTGCAGACGGTCCTGGGTGGTGATGTCTTCCGAATAAATGATGGTGCCTTCGCGCTCGTTGCTCTCGCCCATCACGGGCCGAAGCATGATCGAGACAAGTTTTTCATCGCCGTCGACCTTTACGCGGCACTGGAACGAAACGACATCGTTTCCAGCTGATCGCGTTGCCTCGACGCGTCCTGGCAGTTCGGGGCAGCGGAAGACCATTTCCGTGTTGTGAAGCTTCTTGCCGGCGAGGCGAAGGCCTGCCAAACCAAAGGTGGCGACGGCCGCGTCGTTGTGAGAAACGATCACATCGCGGAGGTCAAGAATCATGACGCCGGATTTGACGGTCTCAAGAAGGTGCCGGTGCTGTAATTTCAGTGAGCGAAGTTCGTGCTGGGTTCTGCTCTCGTCAGGCATAACCATCTCAGAGACACCCGGTTCGGTTATCGGGACGTCTCTAGCCTCCGTAATCCGCTGGAAGATTCTCCAGCGTGGATGTATGGCGCGGAAGTACTTTGACTCCGTCAGCTTGGATTCGGCCTTCCCCAGAAACAGGATGCCATTTGGCTCCAGGGCGTAATGCAGCCGCTTGAAGATCTGCTTCTGGGCGTCACTATCAAAATAAATCAGGACATTGCGACAAAGCACCAGGTTGCAATGAGAAATTGGTGCGTCCGATATCAAATTGGAACGGCCGAAAATGGTCATGCGGCGGATCTCGCGGGTCACGCGGAAGGCGGTGGTGCCCTGGAAATACTTTTCTTTCCAGTCGGGCCGCATGCGCCGAAGTTTCTCGCCGTTGTATTCGCCTCGTCGTGCCGTACTCAGCGCGTCATCGTCAATGTCGGTGGCGTAGATCTTGATGTCGAAATCGCCCAACTTC containing:
- a CDS encoding sulfite exporter TauE/SafE family protein; the protein is MTTIVFTLLLWAIAAVAGFLGSLTGLGGGVVLVPVLTLLFGVDLRYAIGASLVSVIATSSGAAAAYVREGYSNIRIGMLLEIATTLGALVGAYLVTRISTHAIAVIFGLVLIQSAYHSLMSRTHGADVPARHDALATKLKLNGSYPSQGEMVKYEVQSVPVGFGLMMGAGALSGLLGIGSGAVKVIAMDRAMRIPFKVSTTTSNFMIGVTAAASAGVYLGRGYIDPRIAMPVMLGVLGGAFVGTKVLARAKVGTLRLVFGAVVLFLAIQMIYNGLMGKV
- a CDS encoding DUF1634 domain-containing protein — its product is MTDQKLETFIGNLLRIGVLSAAAVVAFGAVFYLFKNAMTPVAFHVFVPSGDHLRTVGGIFRSAFHGDSQGIMQLGLLLLIATPVARVVLAAVGFFVERDRLYVAVSLIVLAILIFSMAHAT
- a CDS encoding sigma-54 dependent transcriptional regulator, giving the protein MHNILIVDDEVAILESLKGILEDEGYKPSTAQSGEECLETLRKRQFDVVLLDIWLPGIDGLDTLGKIKESEDSPEVVMISGHGTIETAVRATKLGAFDFLEKPLSLEKTLIVVKNAIERRRLRNENRDLKHHLPPTVIVGDSVPMKALRQQIALMAPTNGRVLIYGESGTGKELAARAIHAESLRKDQTFVELNCAAIPEDLIESELFGHTKGAFAGAAAEKTGKFQKADGGTLFLDEVGDMSLKTQSKVLRTLDEQRFTPVGGDEPLTVDARVIAATNHDLEEEISRGNFREDLFYRLNVVPFYVPPLRERKEDIPLLARHFLKEFSAQYSRQTKQMNDEALDVLTRYAWPGNVRELRNVIERIVIMNPTVSRFERKHLPPLVYREGTRRSGSDFSSLQQARQAYERDYILKKLDENHGNISRTAEVLGLERSHLYRKMKALQISVKE
- a CDS encoding ATP-binding protein; this translates as MRDNQRRIRRRTAAILLAVPAFVLLTFLFSQQAFNLTFLRPDSSSQALVFAALSAFVFLLFLLLCLMLARILLKLAAERRGGVMGSKFRTKLVSGALALSFGPVLFLFLFAYGLMNRSIDKWFSSPIEEVRRDTTTIATTLAEYTLENARAEAVSLAVAPETEKAFQTGKFGPLLDEFRRRDAPLQGGFALALLDSELEASYQIPTTWPQLAQKLRISSGSLSLPTSIQIDRRQFLIGWQEVGRNGMIIVGMSMPPNFTRAVAQMEQSQQGYLSLANERKRIRLTYMMLLLLITSVVLFAATWLAVFLSKFVTTPVAALATGTQELSKGNLDYRVQVPATDELGELVGSFNRMAEELKSNRLRLETSRLELAEANTELDQRRRHIEIVLENIPTGVLSLDAIMRVTHANAALTRLFRPDSNGSSSAILRGSHIRDIFPQDLIDDLAHMLRKADRMSTATSQLEAVINGRTLSLAVTVASLKHEAQRLGYVVVFEDLTDLLKAQKQAAWREVARRVAHEIKNPLTPIALSAQRIKRHLERGSAPDDASLAVIHGCAETIAGAVETVRTLVDEFSTMARFPAAQVRPSDINNIVHTALSMFDGRLEGVTVRTFLSPELPKVMADPEAMKRALANLVDNAAEAMRDSLVREIQITTSVLSTRDMVEVVIADSGHGITAEAKEKLFLPYFSTKGRGTGLGLAIVSRIVEDHHGSIRIEENRPVGTKFIVELPVATESSVETAAHA
- a CDS encoding CheR family methyltransferase; amino-acid sequence: MAEEISLKQLIHLIAEERGLDLRAYKSSTLDRRIRRRMFQLNISSASEYLSRIREDQQEVAELLNTVLINVTEFFRDAPAWDFLGTQVLPRLLRSLRPGDAFRAWSAGCASGEEPYSLAILVAEILGPKLGDFDIKIYATDIDDDALSTARRGEYNGEKLRRMRPDWKEKYFQGTTAFRVTREIRRMTIFGRSNLISDAPISHCNLVLCRNVLIYFDSDAQKQIFKRLHYALEPNGILFLGKAESKLTESKYFRAIHPRWRIFQRITEARDVPITEPGVSEMVMPDESRTQHELRSLKLQHRHLLETVKSGVMILDLRDVIVSHNDAAVATFGLAGLRLAGKKLHNTEMVFRCPELPGRVEATRSAGNDVVSFQCRVKVDGDEKLVSIMLRPVMGESNEREGTIIYSEDITTQDRLQSTIEQLEATGEELQSANEELETTNEELQSTNEELETTNEELQSTNEELETTNEELQSLNEELENMNEELERRSRELNELTSRYAETLRLMPWPVLLVDREEKIQLWNSAAQKLFGVGATSVVGVNVDQLPMDSELRKSILRRCRFVAAKAKPAVLKNEKFKTASFEGSFDLHFTPLSRDTDHLDGVLIMFGPINGELNSRRSSTPTAPAKKPGKPSR